A segment of the Streptococcus chenjunshii genome:
AGAAACAGCAGCTGAGGAACCCATTCCACGTTTTTGCGGAACCTGAGAAATGATATCGTACGTAATTACAGCTTCTCCTGCTTTACCGAGATATTCAAGTGCAGCATAGATTGCTGTTGATAAGGGGTCGTAAAAATCAAAGGTTAGTTTTTTTTTGGCCGGTTTGATGCGACATTCTACTTCAATATTTTTCAACGGCAGTGCAATAGCGGGATAACCATATACAACTGCATGCTCTCCCATCAAAATGATTTTACTGTGAGCCCTGCCAAGGCCAATTTTTTTTGTCATTTTTAATCTCTTTAATTATATTTTTCTTTTTTATTTTATCACCAAATCAGAAAAAAAGCGACCTGCAAAAAGAAGTTAAGGCAAGACAGAATAAAAAACGACCTGAACTTTATTGAAGCACCCTACCGTAGCAATGTCTGCAAAAAATAATGACTAAGACAGAGACGGGCTGTACAGTGCCTTTCAAAGCCGGTCCAACAATTACAGCTTTCTTAAAACCTGCAGCAGAAATTGCTGGTTATTAATAGACCTTGCGCTTACCATAATCGTAAAAACAAAAACACCCCCACCAGAAGCTGATACAACAGTCTAGGTGCGGGGTGTTTATTCAGTAACAGCCATGAAGCTTAGCCGTTAGCACTGCTGACAGGAGCTTTCTTTTAGCAAATAGAAACTGGCTTCAAGCCTCAGCGCTTTTTGCGCGGTTTTAGCAGACCTGAAGCTACCGATAGCAAGATAAGACCTACTACAGCCGTATAATTGCTTTCTTCTCCTGTTTGTGGAAGCTGACCGGAATTTTCTGCAAGAGATGATATACCGTAGCTTGGATCTTCTGGTATAACAGTTGGAGCCATTGGTTCTTGATCTGCTCGCTGAGAAGCGGACGGAGTATCAACTCCGCTTTCTGTAATAAGCGGCAGCACTGTCGGGCTGTAAACTGCTCGAACAGTCACACCATTGGCGTCTGTTGCTTCTACCACTATCGGATCCGGTGTGCCAACAAAGTCCGGATTCGGTGCAAAGGTAACTTCACCGGTGCTTGGATCAAGCGTATAGGTTCCCACTTGAATACCGGCTTTCATAGCTGGCAGAGTTGTCTCGACTGTGGCTTGACCGGTTGCTGGATCCACCAACTGGTAACCTGTAATCGGCACACTTGGATCACCGGCTGTGAAGACGGGAGTTCCTGTTTGAGTAGCCCCCTGAAGACCGGTTGAAGTCACGTCTTCCCCTGTCGGTGTTACTGGAGTAACGGTCGGCGTATAGGTCGCACTGGCTGGGGTGCCGTTGGTATCCTGACGCACCACCGTCACTGCTGGGGCTTCGCCTACGAAGCTCGGTTCCGGTACGAAGGTCACTGTGCCATCTGGAGACACAGTATAGGTGCCGATGCCAGAAACCACTCTTTCTGTTGTCCCATCCTCAAAGGCAGCGGGAACACTGTCATCTATCGGCACACTCGGGTCGCCAGCTGTGAAGACTGGGGTACCAGTTTGAGTAGCCCCCTGCAGGCCGGTTGAAGTCACATCCTCACCGGTTGGCGTAACTGGCGTGACGGTCGGCATGTAGGTCGCCGTTGCTGTTGTGCCGTTGGTATCTGTTGCTTCTACCACTATCGGATCCGGTGTGCCAACAAAGTCCGGATTTGGCACAAAGGTAACTTCACCGGTGCTTGGATCAAGCGTGTAGGTTCCCACTTGAACACCGTCTTTCATAGCTGGCAGAGTTGTCTCGACTGTGGCTTGACCGGTTGCTGGATCCACCAACTGGTAACCTGTAATCGGCACACTTGGATCACCGGCTGTGAAGACGGGAGTTCCTGTTTGAGTAGCCCCCTGAAGACCGGTTGAAGTGGCGTCCTCACCGGTTGGCGTAACTGGCGTGACGGTCGGCGTATAGGTCGCACTGGCTGGGGTGCCGTTGGTATCCTGACGCACCACCGTCACTGCTGGGGCTTCGCCTACGAAGCTCGGTTCCGGTACGAAGGTCACTGTGCCATCTGGAGACACAGTATAGGTGCCGACGCCAGAAACCACTTTTTCTGTTGTCCCATCCTCAAAGGCAGCAGGCACACTGTCATCTATCGGCACACTTGGGTCGCCAGCTGTGAAGACAGGAGTTCCTGTTTGAGTGGCCCCCTGAAGACCAGTTGAAGTGGCGTCCTCACCGGTTGGCGTAACTGGTGTGACTGTTGGCGTGTAGATCGCACTGGCTGGGGTGCCGTTGGTATCCTGACGCACCACCGTCACTGATGGGGCTTCGCCTACGAAGCTCGGTTCTGGTACGAAGGTCACTGTGCCATCTGGAGACACGGTATAGGTGCCGACACCAGAAATCACTTTTTCTATTGTCCCATCCTCAAAGGCAGCAGGCACACTGTCATCTATCGGCACCCTTGGATCACCGGCCGTGAAGACAGGAGTTCCCGTTTGAGTAGCACCCTGCAGACCGGTTGAAGTCACGTCTTCCCCTGTCGGTGTTACTGGAGTAACGGTCGGCGTATAGGTCGCACTGGCTGGGGTGCCGTTGGTATCCTGACGCACCACCGTCACTGCTGGGGCTTCGCCTACGAAGCTCGGTTCCGGTACGAAGGTCACTGTGCCATCTGGAGACACAGTATAGGTGCCGATGCCAGAAACCACTCTTTCTGTTGTCCCATCTTCAAAGGTAGCGGGAACACTGTCATCTATCGGCACACTTGGGTCGCCGGCCGTGAAGACAGGAGTTCCCGTTTGAGTGGCACCCTGCAGACCGGTTGAAGTGGCATCTTCTCCTGTCGGTGTTACTGGCGTGACAGTCGGCGTATAGGTCGCACTGGCTGGGGTGCCGTTGGTATCCTGACGCACCACCGTCACTGATGGGGCTTCGCCTACGAAGCTCGGTTCCGGTACGAAGGTCACTGTGCCATCTGGAGACACAGTATAGGTGCCGACGCCAGAAACCACTCTTTCTGTTGTCCCATCCTCAAAGGCAGCAGGCACACTGTCATCTATCGGCACACTCAGGTCGCCAGCTGTGAAGACAGGAGTTCCCGTTTGAGTAGCCCCCTGCAGACCGGTTGAAGTCACGTCTTCCCCTGTTGGGGTAACCGGCGTAACGGTCGGCGTATAGGTCGCACTGGCTGGGGTGCCGTTAGTATCTTGACGCACCACCGTCACTGATGGAGCTTCGCCTACGAAGCTCGGTTCCGGTACGAAGGTCACTGTGCCATCTGGAGACACGGTATAGGTGCCGACACCAGAAACCACTTTTTCTGTTGTCCCATCCTCAAAGACGGCAGGCACACTGTCATCTATCGGCACACTTGGGTCGCCGGCCGTGAAGACTGGAGTTCCCGTTTGAGTGGCACCCTGCAGGCCGGTTGAAGTCACATCTTCCCCTGTCGGTGTTACTGGCGTGACAGTTGGGGTATAAGTGGCACGAGCTGGGGTACCATTGGCGTCTGTTGCTTCTACCACTATCGGATCCGGTGTGCCAACAAAGTCCGGATTCGGTACAAAGGTAACTTCACCGGTGCTTGGATCAAGCGTGTAGGTTCCCACTTGAAAACCGTTCTTCATAGCTGGCAGAGTCGTCTCAACTGTGGCTTGACCGGTTGTCGGATCCACCAATTGATAACCTGTAATCGGCACACTTGGGTCGCCGGCCGTGAAGACTGGAGTTCCTGTTTGAGTGGCCCCCTGAAGACCGGTTGAAGTGGCGTCCTCACCGGTTGGCGTAACTGGTGTGACTGTTGGCGTGTAGATCGCACTGGCTGGGGTGCCGTTGGTATCCTGACGCACCACCGTCACTGCTGGAGCTTCGCCTACGAAGCTCGGTTCCGGTACGAAGGTCACTGTGCCATCTGGAGATAGGGTGTAAGTTCCAACACCAGAAACCACTTTTTCTGTTGTCCCATCCTCAAAGGCAGCAGGCACACTGTCATCTATCGGCACACTTGGGTCGCCAGCTGTGAAGACAGGAGTTCCCGTTTGAGTAGCCCCCTGCAGACCGGTTGAAGTCACATCCTCACCGGTTGGCGTAACCGGTGTGACTGTTGGCGTGTAAGCTGCCGTAACTGTTTTACCGTTCACATCTTTTGCAAGAACCTGTGCTGGATCCGGTGTGCCAACAAAATCTTTATTAGGAACAAATGCTACTGTTCCAGTCTCTGGGTTAAAAGTATAGGTCCCAACTGCTACACCATCTTTCATTGCAAAGATTGTATTGCTGTCAGTTGGTTGGCCTGTTGTTGGATCAATCAGCTGTTTGCTGACAAAGTCAATATCTTCGTCACCAGTATCAAAAGTGAGCGTTCCTGTTTGTACAGCCCCCTGAATATCTGTTGAAGCAGCATCAGTTGCTGTTGGTGTATTATCCGGTTCAATAATTGGAATTTGAAAATCTTCCACTTCGCCATCACGCGCCAAGCCTGTTGGATTAGCAACATCGCTGGCAGTAGAGGCAATACGCACTCGTACATTTAACTGGGTGAGATTATCTGGAATCAAGGATGGATCCGCATCAAATGTTAAAGTTGTCATGCCTGTAGATATAACAGCAGCACTAACCTTTTCATTCTCATCAAAAGTACCGTTATTATTAAAATCTACCCAGGCAGAAATATGTGCTGTATCTGCCCCGTTAAGGTTAGCCAACACGCTCAGCGAATAGCTGTTGGATCCGCGTTTATATTGGGCGTAAGTCCCGCCATTTGTTAACTGAGCTTCACCTTCGTCATAACTGCTGGTATCATAGTAAGTCGCTGCTCCATCATCACCTGTCCAAGATGTTGTAAATACTGTCTGGTTATCCGGATCTCCTGCTACCAAGCCCAAATAAGGGGAGCCATTGCCTGTTCTCGAAGCCAGACCGGCAGCATTGGTCAAATCTTTAGTTTCCCCTAATTTAAAATCTGTATCAGCTGCTGTAGCCTGTAAAAGATGCCCTACCAGACCGTAAGATGCACTGGCATCACCATAGTCAATCGGAACAACAAAGCCTAAAACGAAAGACTGCTCACCGTTTAGAATAAAGTAATGCGACAGCTCAGTGACACCGTAAGTTGATAAAATCGGTACTGCATGCGGTTCAAATTGGTCTGTATCGTAAAGATAATATCCAGGGTTATTAGGATCGGGTTTGAACCCCCCGTCCGATCTGACAATACCCGTGTTGATATTACTAATAATTTGTGTGTTCTGCCCACCGTTAGAACTCGAATTATAAAGAGCCTCGGAGTAAGTGTAGCCATGATCGCTCGGGTAAATGGTATTTAAGATTCTCTCAGCAAAATAATCATCTGCCGATTCTGAAACATCTGGAGCGACAACTGTCTGGTTTGGTGTATTACCGGTGGGAAGACTTATACCGGTAGAAGAGATATCAATCAGCTTAAAAACTTCGCCATTGGTCATGGTAATGGTGTTTTCTGGCCGGTCCAAAGACTCACCATCTGTAATAAAAGCCTGAACTGGGACAGTCTCACCGTTAAAAGTAGCATTGAGACTGAAAGTGACCCCGGCATTAGCACGCCTTGATATGATACTTGTTTTAGCCGTTGACCCTAAATCATAACCACTATTGTTCAAAAGGTTACGATATTTGGTTGTCCCGTCAGTCCTCCCGTAAATAACAGGTGTCAGTGGAGCATCTATTTCTGTTTTATTTGTCGGGCTTACAAAAGCTTTATTAACAGCATTAGGATCGTAATTGGTCGTAGCGGGATCAATCCCGGCAGCGATGAGGCGGTTATAGT
Coding sequences within it:
- a CDS encoding GEVED domain-containing protein; translation: MKLKGSNKVNGQTRQRFSIRKTHFGAASVLLGMFLFLANPAATAHADDVQDAIQSESAVAASDTVSPVSDTSADSSSGFSDLVQESVLTSGQENSATTEEGAPQTYSEIVSDAAAADSDTAEELPVTENDATVPLNDNSDTQENLDPSAADGSSEVLTISDLSAFSAADSAMLTANFQQAAAVASEFTPVNGIYATRSSEVAAAYQDSAAKLRDVLFFPDWSGATNLDANGNLQIGTALTVSPAPGYEITITVTNLQPFNSTEEYYNRLIAAGIDPATTNYDPNAVNKAFVSPTNKTEIDAPLTPVIYGRTDGTTKYRNLLNNSGYDLGSTAKTSIISRRANAGVTFSLNATFNGETVPVQAFITDGESLDRPENTITMTNGEVFKLIDISSTGISLPTGNTPNQTVVAPDVSESADDYFAERILNTIYPSDHGYTYSEALYNSSSNGGQNTQIISNINTGIVRSDGGFKPDPNNPGYYLYDTDQFEPHAVPILSTYGVTELSHYFILNGEQSFVLGFVVPIDYGDASASYGLVGHLLQATAADTDFKLGETKDLTNAAGLASRTGNGSPYLGLVAGDPDNQTVFTTSWTGDDGAATYYDTSSYDEGEAQLTNGGTYAQYKRGSNSYSLSVLANLNGADTAHISAWVDFNNNGTFDENEKVSAAVISTGMTTLTFDADPSLIPDNLTQLNVRVRIASTASDVANPTGLARDGEVEDFQIPIIEPDNTPTATDAASTDIQGAVQTGTLTFDTGDEDIDFVSKQLIDPTTGQPTDSNTIFAMKDGVAVGTYTFNPETGTVAFVPNKDFVGTPDPAQVLAKDVNGKTVTAAYTPTVTPVTPTGEDVTSTGLQGATQTGTPVFTAGDPSVPIDDSVPAAFEDGTTEKVVSGVGTYTLSPDGTVTFVPEPSFVGEAPAVTVVRQDTNGTPASAIYTPTVTPVTPTGEDATSTGLQGATQTGTPVFTAGDPSVPITGYQLVDPTTGQATVETTLPAMKNGFQVGTYTLDPSTGEVTFVPNPDFVGTPDPIVVEATDANGTPARATYTPTVTPVTPTGEDVTSTGLQGATQTGTPVFTAGDPSVPIDDSVPAVFEDGTTEKVVSGVGTYTVSPDGTVTFVPEPSFVGEAPSVTVVRQDTNGTPASATYTPTVTPVTPTGEDVTSTGLQGATQTGTPVFTAGDLSVPIDDSVPAAFEDGTTERVVSGVGTYTVSPDGTVTFVPEPSFVGEAPSVTVVRQDTNGTPASATYTPTVTPVTPTGEDATSTGLQGATQTGTPVFTAGDPSVPIDDSVPATFEDGTTERVVSGIGTYTVSPDGTVTFVPEPSFVGEAPAVTVVRQDTNGTPASATYTPTVTPVTPTGEDVTSTGLQGATQTGTPVFTAGDPRVPIDDSVPAAFEDGTIEKVISGVGTYTVSPDGTVTFVPEPSFVGEAPSVTVVRQDTNGTPASAIYTPTVTPVTPTGEDATSTGLQGATQTGTPVFTAGDPSVPIDDSVPAAFEDGTTEKVVSGVGTYTVSPDGTVTFVPEPSFVGEAPAVTVVRQDTNGTPASATYTPTVTPVTPTGEDATSTGLQGATQTGTPVFTAGDPSVPITGYQLVDPATGQATVETTLPAMKDGVQVGTYTLDPSTGEVTFVPNPDFVGTPDPIVVEATDTNGTTATATYMPTVTPVTPTGEDVTSTGLQGATQTGTPVFTAGDPSVPIDDSVPAAFEDGTTERVVSGIGTYTVSPDGTVTFVPEPSFVGEAPAVTVVRQDTNGTPASATYTPTVTPVTPTGEDVTSTGLQGATQTGTPVFTAGDPSVPITGYQLVDPATGQATVETTLPAMKAGIQVGTYTLDPSTGEVTFAPNPDFVGTPDPIVVEATDANGVTVRAVYSPTVLPLITESGVDTPSASQRADQEPMAPTVIPEDPSYGISSLAENSGQLPQTGEESNYTAVVGLILLSVASGLLKPRKKR